From Candidatus Thermoplasmatota archaeon, the proteins below share one genomic window:
- a CDS encoding FprA family A-type flavoprotein yields the protein HPVAAYATLLVKTLRAPTKYGVVLTSFGWSGGAVKQIQSLLEGSKLEVLGVVEVKGPPKKAEFDNIADLADKIKEKLDQL from the coding sequence GCACCCAGTAGCCGCATACGCGACCCTCCTCGTCAAGACGCTCAGAGCCCCGACGAAGTACGGCGTAGTTCTGACATCGTTCGGATGGTCTGGGGGCGCGGTGAAGCAGATCCAATCTCTGCTCGAGGGGTCCAAGCTGGAAGTCCTCGGCGTCGTGGAGGTCAAGGGTCCACCGAAGAAAGCAGAGTTCGACAATATCGCGGACCTGGCAGACAAGATCAAAGAGAAGCTGGACCAGCTCTGA